GAGACAGAGGAGGCCATCAGCAGAGATGCTAGCATTGTATCTACTGGGGCATCTAGCAGTTCCTGGGAAGATGGAAGTTTGGCTGCTAGTTCTCAATTGACAAATGAACAGGCCCCAGATGTAATACCCTATTCACCTGTCAAAGAAGAACAAGAAATGTGCCCTTCATTTTCTGATTACGGTGAGGGCAACAGTTTAGAAGGAAATCAACAATACTTACCAGAGGTCTCCTTTGTGTCTGAAGATCTAGGTCATGAAAGATCTCTTCAGATGACAAGATTGATTTCATCAAATCTGATTCTGTCTCTTGCCAGAGGTGGTACTCCAGTCAAACTCTCTCAGCTAGTAGAGGCGATGAGAAGTCTTGATGAAGATGAATATAGGCTTTTGCTGAACTCTCACGAATCGGTTTCCCTTGAAATAAGTGGGACCGATAATCTATCACCTTCCTACCATCCAGATATATTCGAGAAATTAAAAGAGGAGTTGTATCTCACAAGTTTTTCAAAAGATATATTTTACTTAAAGCTTTCTGAGCAGTCAGATCTGCATATGGAATCTGAACGGCATTGTCATCAGCTTCTTGATGAAATATCTCTTCTTCATTCTTCCATCAATAAGGTTCATGAGACGAATGCCTGCCTTGGAGAAGAGCTAGCACAATGTAGGTCTGAACTCCAGATTTCTGGAAGTGGAAGGGAGGAGTTGCAGAACGAACTTAATACTGCTTTGTTGCAAACTGAGGAATTTTCTTCTAGAGCAAATGAGTTGCAGAGCAGCCTGGTAAGGTCACAAGAGGATTTATCAAGCCTTTTTTCTGAATTGTCTGAGTACAAGAATCAGGTGGCCACTTTGCAGGCAGATAATGTGAACTTGAATAGGACCGTTTATTCTCTGACTGATGAGAGAAGCACAATTGCACAGGAAAAGGAATCTTCTCTCCTTGAGAATGAAAAACTGTTACTGGAGTTAGCTAGATACAAGGACTTGGTGATCACTTCCCAGGTGGAGAGTGAGCAGTTAAACATGAATCTTGCTTCGCTGACAGAGGAGAGAAAGGCACTTGTGGATGAGAAAATGTTGTCCCTTGAGGAAAATGAGAAGCTACGGACAGAATTAGCTGATTGCAAAAGCTTGATTTCAGCTTTACAGGTGGAACATTCTAATATAATCAATCTTGCTATAATGTCAGAAGAAAGAATAAAGCTTGAAGAAGAGAAGGAGTTGCTTGCACAAGGGAAAGAGAAAGCTGCTCTTGATTTGGAAGAGTGTAAAGATTTGTTGGCTTCTTTACAACTTGAAAAATCCAAATTGAATGGTGAACTTGCTTTCGTTACAGAGGAGAGAAAGAAGCTTGAGGAGGACAAGGATTATTTCATCCATGAGAATGAAAGACTTGCTTCTGAGCTCCTTGTTCTTCAAGACCAGTTAACTAGACAGAATGGGGAACAGATGCAACTTGAGGCTGAACTAAAAGTATTAACAGTACACCTAGAGAAGCTAATGGAGGAAAATAATTTCCTCAATGCCAGTTTGGATGTGCATAAGGCCAAGTTAGTGGAAACTGATAGTAGGGGAAACCAGAATATTGAAGCCGGGAGTCAAGTAAAAGGTCTGGGTGTGAGTAGGGAGGTCCTTGAAAATGCTGCCAACTATGAACCTTCCTGCTTCATACCTTTGAAGCAGGATTCTGACGAATCTACTGTGGTATCGGAGAAACCTGGACCTAATGACGTTGTTGGTGGGTCATCACTTGTGCTGCTTGAACAGGAAGTCTTTGATGATTCTTCTGGATTTCTAGTCCTGAAGGGACACTTGAAGGAGGCTGAGAGAATATTGCAAAACCTTGAAATGACAATTGAACAGATGCACTCTCATTCAGTCTCATTACAGCACTCCATCAGTAAATCAGCTGCACCAGGAGTATCAAATCTAACTAAAGCCTCTGAACCACAGGTGCATCATGATGAACCTGAGGTTGAGAGGAGAGATTTGGCTGAATATCAGTTACTGGGAGACCTGTTTAATTCAACTAAAGAGGTAACAGAAAATTTAAGAGCTCTGCTTAAGCTCTTGGGTCAAGATGCTGATGATGCCAGTTTTCTTTATAGAGGAGAGAGGGATTGTAGAAAATCtgctaatttcacatttcaagAGCACAGGGTTCTACATGAAACTTTGAAGGAATACAGCAACATTCTCCACGCATCCAACATTGAACTGGGGGTTCTGTATGAAGCTTCTAAGCAACATGCTTATGGCATTGAAGCTAAGTACAATGAACTTAAGGTTCTCCATGAAGCTCTAAAGCAGCAAGAAAGTAGCCTCAGTTCGGAAAATGCTGAGCTTGGCAAGAAGTTGAGTGAGTATCAGTTGAAACTTACTGAAATGCAGAGTCAATTCTCTGATTTAAAGCAAAGGTCAGATGATACTACTTCTGCTTTAAATCAACAGTTCAAAAATTCACAGAAGGAAGCAGCTGAGAGGGCTTTGATGCCTGAACTAGAATTGAGATCTATGGTTACTCAGATTGTGGAGACAGTCAGGAGACTTGATTTGTCTGTTGGGCAAGTTTCCAACTTCAGCTTCTCAGATAACAGCAGTGATATCTCAGATCTGAATAGCCAGCTTGCTATTTCTGCTGATTCTGCCATTAACAATATCCGAGAGCTACAAGAGCAACTAGAAATTGCTCATGCAGGTCATGATGCAATATTGAATTCATACAAAGAAGTAGATGAGAAGTATAATGATTTGCATAGGAATAATGAATTCATGGTAGGGATGCTACATGAattgtataatgatctgaagaaACTTGTGATTGATTCATGCGTTTTGGTGGGTGAGCCTGAAATGAATACGCAAGTTGAGAAGCTGCCTGATCCCTTAGACTACAGCAAGTATAAGATCCTCATTGAACAACTGGAGAACGTTTTGGGTGAAAGGCTCCAGCTCCAGTCTGTTAATGACCAGCAGAATTTAGAAATGATGAATAGGACAAGAGACGTTGTGGAAATGAGGAGAGAATGTCTTCATTCTAATGCCATTCAAAAGCTTATTGAACAGGTTGAGAATGTTGTAAAACTGGACGACTCTGAGACTGACTCAGATAGAACTCCTGGTTCCCACCTTGAATTGTTAGTTTGTTTGCTTGTCAAGAAATACAAAGACATTGATCAACAGGTGAGTAATCGTGGAGAGGATCTTGGATCTAAGATGTTTGGGTTGACAGAAGTAGAGGAAAAGATACATCAGTTAGATGCCTTGAGACTTCAGCAGGAATTTGAAATCCTCACTCTGAAAGAAAGTTTGCGCCAGAAAGAAGAAGCCCTTCAGACTGCACATTCTGAGTTACTGAAAAAAGTAAGTGAAATTGAACAGTCAGAACAGCGGGTATCTTCTGTTAGGGAGAAGCTTAGCATTGCTGTGGCAAAGGGGAAAGGTTTGGTGGTGCAGCGTGATGGTCTTAAGCAGTCACTTGCAGAGACATCTGCTGAACTAGAGAGACTCTCACAGGAATTACAGGTAAAAGATGCCCAGCTTCAGGAGTTAGAAATAAAACTGAAGACTTACTCGGAGGCAGGTGAGCGTGTGGAAGCTTTGGAATCTGAACTTTCATACATACGCAATTCAGCTACTGCATTAAGAGAATCATTTCTTCTCAAAGACTCTGTACTGCAGAGAATTGAAGAGATTTTAGAAGACTTAGACCTGCCTGAGCATTTCCATTCTAGAGATATCATTGAAAAGGTTGATTGGTTAGCAAGGTCCACCACTGATAATTCTTTGCCTGCCCCAGATTGGGAGCAGAAAAGTTCTGTTGGAGGCTCCTACTCTGATGCGGGTTTTGTCACTGTTGATACCTGGAAAGAAGATGCACAACCAACCTTAACTTCAGGGGATGACTGGAGAAGAAAATATGAGGACCTTGAGAGCAAGTTTTATGGGTTGGCAGAACAAAATGAAATGCTTGAACAGTCCTTGATGGAAAGAAACCACTTGGTGCAAAGATGGGAGGAACTTTTGGGCAGAATTGATATGCCTTCACAGATGCGGTCCATGGAACCCGAGGAAAAGATTGAATGGCTAGGTGGGGCACTTTCAGAGGCTAATCATGATAAAAATTCTTTGCAGAAGAAGATTGATGACCTTCAAAATTATTTTGGGTCAGTAGCTGCTGATTTGGAAGAGTCTGAAAAGAGAATATCAGATCTTGACTCAGACCTTCAATCAGTTGCCCTTGAGAGGGAGCACCTTTCTGAAAGATTGGATGCTTTGACTTCTGATAATCATAACCTTGCAGCAAAGGCAACTCAATTTGAAGTTGAGAATGAAAAACTTCAGATTAAAGTTAGTGGTTTGAAGGAAGAATTGGATAAGAGGATTGAGGAAGAGGAGGAGAATCTTCTCAAGATGGAGGGTGAAATAAGGAGATTGCAGTACTTGGTTTGTGATGTGTTACAGGATCCTGAAGCAAAAGATTTGGGTTCTGGTGGCAGTAGTACTGCATCATTAGAAGGATTACTGAAGAAGCTTATAGAGAATTACACTAAACTCAAGTCTGTGAATCCTGAACCTGTGGATATTGAAATCGACCAGACTAAGCTATGTGATCCAACCCTTGATCAAGCTGGAAGCAGAGATGCTCTAACTAGCCAGGAGGATGTAGCTTCTTTGAAAAAAGAACTGGAGGAAGTGCAGCATGACTTGATGCAAGCGAAGGAGGAAAGAGATGAATACTTCGGAAAGCATCAATCTTTGCTTCATGAAGTTCAAGCACTTGAAAGGAAAGGAGAGGAGTTGCAAGGGCTACTTAATCAAGAAGAGCAGAAGTCAGCTTCTGTGAGAGAAAAGTTAAATGTTGCTGTTAGAAAAGGGAAATCTTTGGTGCAACAACGGGATGGTCTGAAGAAAACAATTGAAGAGATGAATGCTGAGCTGGAGCGCTTGAAATCTGAGCTTAGCAACCAGGAAAATGCTCTGGCTGATTATGAACTAAAGATGAGGGACTTCTCCACTTACCCCAAAAAAGTAGAAGCCTTAGAAGCTGACAATTTGTTCTTGAGGAATCATTTGACAGAAACCGAACGCATGTTGGAGGAGAAAAGACATACTTTAAATGGGATATTAAATGCAATAGCTGACATTGATGCTGGTGTTGAAATTGATACCTTTGATCCAGTGGAGAAGTTGGGACAAATTGGGAAAGTGTGCCATGATTTGCATGCCTCTGTGTCATCTTCTAAACAAGAGTCGCAGAAGTCCAAGAGAGCTGCAGAGCTACTGCTTGCAGAGTTGAATGAAGTTCAAGAGAGAAACGATGGTCTTCAGGAAGATCTAGCCAAAATTTCGGTTGAGCTTACAGAAGTCACGAAGGATAGGGAGGTGGCAGAGGCTGCAAAACTTGAAGTTCTTTCACGGCTCGAAGAGTTATCTACAGTTCACtctgaaggaaaaagaaaacagtaTTCTGAATTAATGATGCTACAGTCCTGTGTGAATGAAGTCACAAAGGGCTTCAATGATATTCAAAATCTACTTTACAGTGCTTTTATGAAGGACTTGGAATTTTTGCAAAATTTGGAGGTTAACATTAAGTTGTGCTTGGAAGGGGATGATGCCCAAGATGTGGCTGGCTTGCCATACAGTATCTCCAGTGATTTAGAGGACAAGGTAATGTTTTTCATGGCCTGTCTTTTGTTTGTGCATTGgctgcttttttttctttttttggcaaATCTAGTGGTTTgcctttcatgttttcttttgtattttcctTCTGCAACCAGTTGATAATTGTGCTTGCTGTGTTTCCaccataaatatattttatttctttgagtTGCATGCAAGTCATCTATATTGAGCAAAAACTTTTGATTGGCCAAAAGAAAAAACCCCGAAGACCTCATCTGTTTCTTGGGGTATTCTCTACGAATGGATTGTTATTCTAATTGTTTCTTGGTTTCCTCTTCAGGTGAACTTTCAATCCACAGATACTTCATCAATTGCCAACATACAGGAACCTGTGGATGACAATGCTATAGTTGAAGTTTGCAGTTCAATCTGGCATCACCTGCAGGATTTGACAACTGAAATTACTGCACTCAAAGAAAAGTTCATTGGGTGCTCAAAATCATTGCATGAACAAGGTTACAGTCTATGGAACTTAGTGGGAATCTTGCATAGAGAGAGAAATTCTCAAAAAGAATCTTTTGAAGATATGAGGAGGAATATTATGCATTTAGAATCAATTGGGAAAGAGAAAGACATGGAGTTAGTTGTCTTGAGAAGGAATTTTGCCTTGCTTTATGAAGCTTGTGCTAATTTGGTCTTGgaaattgaaaatggaaaagCCGAGCTGTTAGGAAATAGTTCAACTACTGCAGATCTGGAATTAGCTGGAGCACTTGCACTTGGCGGACAAAACAGAGTTTTGTCCGAGGAACAAATCAAGACTATGGCTGATAAACTTTTATCAACAATGAAAGATTTTTTGAGCATGAAATATCAAATTGCTGAAGGAAGCCAAAGGGAGATGAAAATTACTGTAGAAAATTTACGGAAAGATCTTCAGGAGAAGGACATCCAAAAAGATCAGATATTCGCAGAGCTTGTTGGTCAAATTAAGTTAGCTGAAGCTGCTGCCATGAATTACTCACGAGATCTTCAATCGTCAAAAACACTGGTGCATGATTTGGAAAAAGAACTGGAAGTGGTGAAGGAAGAAAATAAGTCATTGCAGCAGAGAGTAAAAGAACTGCAGGATGTGCATGCCAACTCAGTGGAATTGCATGATAGGGTCAAATCACTGACAGATGTGTTATCATCCAAAGACCAAGGTATGTGTATTGGTTGAATCCTACTTTGTTTTACATATAGTTGTGTTTGTGTGTATTAGAGTTGGGATCCTTATTTGTGAATGCTATTTGCTGACAGAAATCGAGGCCCTTATGCAAGCACTTGATGAGGAGGAGGTCCAAATGGAAGAGTTGACAAAAAAGAACGAGGAACTAGAAAAAGTCCTGCAACAGAAGAACATAGATTTAGAGAACCTTGAAGCTTCTCATGGGAAGGTTGTGAAAAAGCTTTCCATCACTGTGAGCAAGTTTGATGAGCTTCGTGATCTATCACAAAGTCTTCTTATCAAGATTGAACAGCTTCAATCAGAACTACAAGATCGGGATGCTGAGATTTCATTCTTAAGACAAGGGGTCACCAGATGCACCAATGATCTTCTTGCTGCATCACAAATGAACTCTAAAAGAGAATCAAATGAGATACATGAGTTTTTGACTTGGTTTGAGGGAATTGTTTCTTGTGTTGGGTTACCCCATCTGCATTTTGATATGAAGGACATTCAGGTGCCTGAATACAAGGAAATAATACAGAAAAAGCTTAGCTCTATTACATCTGAACTTGAGGACCTACGTGTGGCTGCACAAAGTAAGGATGAATCGTTGCAAGCAGAACGGACTAAAGTGGAAGAGCTAACACGCATGGAAGAAACCCTCAAGAAGACTTTGCAAGAGAAAGAATCCCTATTATATTTGCTTGAAGGTGCAGGAGATGTGGATCATGGAGCTAGTGCAAACTCTGAAATTGTGCAAGTTGAACCTGTGGTAAGTTATTTTATGTGTTTGCAATTCCCTTTAACAGCAGATGGGGCATTAGGACCTCCAACAAAGCCAGTGAGAGGCAAAACTCTGATGCAAGAATACAATTTCTTTTTCCTTATTTCATTCTATAAGGGAGAAGTCTTGGCTTGGTGTACTAGACATTCATAGATGCATGAATAGAACTAAAGAAGCTGAATCTTTATTGCAGATATACTGGCAGTTCAtccatataataatatattttgctTATTAAGTGGCAGTTTGATAATTTCATCTCATCTGCGCACAAGAATGTGTTCTAGCTTTTGCATTGTCACTTGCAAAAAAATACTGATATTGAGTAATCTATTTTGCTAAACATTTCTGTAGATAAACCAGTGGGCTGTACCAGGGAACTCCACGGCTTCCCAAGTTCGTAGTTTGCGTAAAGTCAATAATGATCAAGTTGCTATTCATATAGATTCAGATGATGTTAGTAATAGTAGGttagaagatgaagatgaagataaaGGTACTCTTTACTGCTTTTCTGTTCACATCTTTTTCTGCTTCAAGTGAAGAGATAACTTTTTATTTAGAAGCATACATCCTTTAGTTCTTACATTTTAATTTCAATGTTTCTGCAGTTCATGGTTTCAAATCACTTACCACATCAAGAATTGTTCCAAGGTTTACAAGACCAGTATCTGACATGATAGATGGCTTATGGCAAGtgttatttttctgtttttgttgaTTTGAAGCACAAAACAAAGTAACCGAGCtgagatttatttattcatttacgcACCAAAACTAGCCCCTTTTATGTAACCATGTTGTGTTTATGTAATCTGCCAGGGTTTCTTGTGATCGGGCACTCATGCGACAACCTGCCTTACGGCTTGCCATTATGATCTATTGGGCTATATTGCATTCACTGTTAGCAGCTTTTGTATTTTGACGAGCCAAACCTGGTAGCGGCCATTTCTCTGATGGTTATCTACTCGTTTGTGTCGAAAGGAGTGGCAACCATGACTGCGTACTTGGTCCATagtcattttattattatcattattcttttatttttcctttgtaaAACATGGTCCATTAATTGATTATTTAGATAAACCAGGCAACTTTGATTTGCCCTTTTTATTTGTATGCATCTCAGGTTGCTCGGTTATGTCGTTGAATAAGAGAAATCTTTTTGTTACTATTAAGGATTGTTTACTTTGAACCTAACAAAGGTGATATGATGCTTACCCTtgttataaaatgatatgaaGAGAAATGGCATTATGCTGCGTCATGATTTTGTTCTGTTTTAGCTATTTTGATCCAAATCTGAAAATCATATCTAATCaacttaaattcaaattaaaatgcGTAATACGAAATGAATccaacaaaatttgaaattaaaattagtattattttCCTCGAAGCATTCTAACCTAAATTCTCGTTTCAAAGGGAATATTGGGTAGGACTTGGCCAATCGCCTCTCGTgtgattcaatttaattttaaaataaaattccctttttgtttaaattattcAAAGTCACCTATCTCTAACCTTATTAagattataaaattttgtttaattaataattcCCAAGAAACATAAGCCCCACCCAAATATATCATCCAATCAAGTCTCTTcgaaataattaacaaaattctgtataaaaattttattcagTTACAGAGAgcattagaatataaaaaaagttttttttttaacatcCCGTAAAGCTGTAGACAATCATAGCCAACTTTCTCCTTTGCCATGCTTGCCCTTTACTTTATTTTTTGCCCTTTCATTTCTTCATTTTCCACTCTTCTTCTTCCTCCAGAAAAAAATTACATCAGCTTTCAACAGATTCCTCTCTATCTTTTGAGACTTTCGCTGTGTTAAACAAGGAAAAGATTTCTTTACGATTTCCGGAAATCTTTTCTTTGCCAAACCATTTTCCCCTCTCTCTGTGTTCatcaaaaagggaaaaaaaaataagaatgggGGCAGCGAAAGTCTCAAATTCCAGCTCCGAGGATCAAAATGTGAGTAACTACAATGAAActgatgtgattttgaatgtttaTGATCTCACTCCTCTCAATAATTACTCTTATTGGGTTGGTTTCGGGATTTTCCACTCCGGTATTGAAGGTTCGTTCCCTCTTTTCTTTAatcctttcatattttttttggtaTGGAATTTCTTTAAATCGTATCTTTTTAAGATGTGGGTATTGGTTAGTTTAGCTCCTTATTGCTTGAAAATGGAGAATTTGGTTTCTCTTCATAGAAAATAGATATGGGTTTGCTGAATTATTTTAAAGggtttttttatatgttatta
The Gossypium hirsutum isolate 1008001.06 chromosome A07, Gossypium_hirsutum_v2.1, whole genome shotgun sequence genome window above contains:
- the LOC107930834 gene encoding golgin subfamily A member 4 isoform X2: MEKNKNRTDLLTAGRKKLQQFRQKKDGKGSSSKGKSSKKSKKSEQHGSDSDAPNPVAKQTALLQVSEGETTAGDSTVSQSAEKSSLPTGPDTAAFVSPVESIVSEETGNIETLAAHNAGLPAEVVTLVDFSVPNGEQSTQTVDSMTSTEISSSRRDIPVLEGEIKHYNVPHPSASVDTKEGTVVNKEMGQNSLLSADDLSDNYLSQARGDQITDETDGLGMNQLDRGGEAKFEVDGRLTLSGHGECDEPLEGATPGVTSMEGASNETEEAISRDASIVSTGASSSSWEDGSLAASSQLTNEQAPDVIPYSPVKEEQEMCPSFSDYGEGNSLEGNQQYLPEVSFVSEDLGHERSLQMTRLISSNLILSLARGGTPVKLSQLVEAMRSLDEDEYRLLLNSHESVSLEISGTDNLSPSYHPDIFEKLKEELYLTSFSKDIFYLKLSEQSDLHMESERHCHQLLDEISLLHSSINKVHETNACLGEELAQCRSELQISGSGREELQNELNTALLQTEEFSSRANELQSSLVRSQEDLSSLFSELSEYKNQVATLQADNVNLNRTVYSLTDERSTIAQEKESSLLENEKLLLELARYKDLVITSQVESEQLNMNLASLTEERKALVDEKMLSLEENEKLRTELADCKSLISALQVEHSNIINLAIMSEERIKLEEEKELLAQGKEKAALDLEECKDLLASLQLEKSKLNGELAFVTEERKKLEEDKDYFIHENERLASELLVLQDQLTRQNGEQMQLEAELKVLTVHLEKLMEENNFLNASLDVHKAKLVETDSRGNQNIEAGSQVKGLGVSREVLENAANYEPSCFIPLKQDSDESTVVSEKPGPNDVVGGSSLVLLEQEVFDDSSGFLVLKGHLKEAERILQNLEMTIEQMHSHSVSLQHSISKSAAPGVSNLTKASEPQVHHDEPEVERRDLAEYQLLGDLFNSTKEVTENLRALLKLLGQDADDASFLYRGERDCRKSANFTFQEHRVLHETLKEYSNILHASNIELGVLYEASKQHAYGIEAKYNELKVLHEALKQQESSLSSENAELGKKLSEYQLKLTEMQSQFSDLKQRSDDTTSALNQQFKNSQKEAAERALMPELELRSMVTQIVETVRRLDLSVGQVSNFSFSDNSSDISDLNSQLAISADSAINNIRELQEQLEIAHAGHDAILNSYKEVDEKYNDLHRNNEFMVGMLHELYNDLKKLVIDSCVLVGEPEMNTQVEKLPDPLDYSKYKILIEQLENVLGERLQLQSVNDQQNLEMMNRTRDVVEMRRECLHSNAIQKLIEQVENVVKLDDSETDSDRTPGSHLELLVCLLVKKYKDIDQQVSNRGEDLGSKMFGLTEVEEKIHQLDALRLQQEFEILTLKESLRQKEEALQTAHSELLKKVSEIEQSEQRVSSVREKLSIAVAKGKGLVVQRDGLKQSLAETSAELERLSQELQVKDAQLQELEIKLKTYSEAGERVEALESELSYIRNSATALRESFLLKDSVLQRIEEILEDLDLPEHFHSRDIIEKVDWLARSTTDNSLPAPDWEQKSSVGGSYSDAGFVTVDTWKEDAQPTLTSGDDWRRKYEDLESKFYGLAEQNEMLEQSLMERNHLVQRWEELLGRIDMPSQMRSMEPEEKIEWLGGALSEANHDKNSLQKKIDDLQNYFGSVAADLEESEKRISDLDSDLQSVALEREHLSERLDALTSDNHNLAAKATQFEVENEKLQIKVSGLKEELDKRIEEEEENLLKMEGEIRRLQYLVCDVLQDPEAKDLGSGGSSTASLEGLLKKLIENYTKLKSVNPEPVDIEIDQTKLCDPTLDQAGSRDALTSQEDVASLKKELEEVQHDLMQAKEERDEYFGKHQSLLHEVQALERKGEELQGLLNQEEQKSASVREKLNVAVRKGKSLVQQRDGLKKTIEEMNAELERLKSELSNQENALADYELKMRDFSTYPKKVEALEADNLFLRNHLTETERMLEEKRHTLNGILNAIADIDAGVEIDTFDPVEKLGQIGKVCHDLHASVSSSKQESQKSKRAAELLLAELNEVQERNDGLQEDLAKISVELTEVTKDREVAEAAKLEVLSRLEELSTVHSEGKRKQYSELMMLQSCVNEVTKGFNDIQNLLYSAFMKDLEFLQNLEVNIKLCLEGDDAQDVAGLPYSISSDLEDKVNFQSTDTSSIANIQEPVDDNAIVEVCSSIWHHLQDLTTEITALKEKFIGCSKSLHEQGYSLWNLVGILHRERNSQKESFEDMRRNIMHLESIGKEKDMELVVLRRNFALLYEACANLVLEIENGKAELLGNSSTTADLELAGALALGGQNRVLSEEQIKTMADKLLSTMKDFLSMKYQIAEGSQREMKITVENLRKDLQEKDIQKDQIFAELVGQIKLAEAAAMNYSRDLQSSKTLVHDLEKELEVVKEENKSLQQRVKELQDVHANSVELHDRVKSLTDVLSSKDQEIEALMQALDEEEVQMEELTKKNEELEKVLQQKNIDLENLEASHGKVVKKLSITVSKFDELRDLSQSLLIKIEQLQSELQDRDAEISFLRQGVTRCTNDLLAASQMNSKRESNEIHEFLTWFEGIVSCVGLPHLHFDMKDIQVPEYKEIIQKKLSSITSELEDLRVAAQSKDESLQAERTKVEELTRMEETLKKTLQEKESLLYLLEGAGDVDHGASANSEIVQVEPVINQWAVPGNSTASQVRSLRKVNNDQVAIHIDSDDVSNSRLEDEDEDKVHGFKSLTTSRIVPRFTRPVSDMIDGLWVSCDRALMRQPALRLAIMIYWAILHSLLAAFVF
- the LOC107930834 gene encoding golgin subfamily A member 4 isoform X6 translates to MNQLDRGGEAKFEVDGRLTLSGHGECDEPLEGATPGVTSMEGASNETEEAISRDASIVSTGASSSSWEDGSLAASSQLTNEQAPDVIPYSPVKEEQEMCPSFSDYGEGNSLEGNQQYLPEVSFVSEDLGHERSLQMTRLISSNLILSLARGGTPVKLSQLVEAMRSLDEDEYRLLLNSHESVSLEISGTDNLSPSYHPDIFEKLKEELYLTSFSKDIFYLKLSEQSDLHMESERHCHQLLDEISLLHSSINKVHETNACLGEELAQCRSELQISGSGREELQNELNTALLQTEEFSSRANELQSSLVRSQEDLSSLFSELSEYKNQVATLQADNVNLNRTVYSLTDERSTIAQEKESSLLENEKLLLELARYKDLVITSQVESEQLNMNLASLTEERKALVDEKMLSLEENEKLRTELADCKSLISALQVEHSNIINLAIMSEERIKLEEEKELLAQGKEKAALDLEECKDLLASLQLEKSKLNGELAFVTEERKKLEEDKDYFIHENERLASELLVLQDQLTRQNGEQMQLEAELKVLTVHLEKLMEENNFLNASLDVHKAKLVETDSRGNQNIEAGSQVKGLGVSREVLENAANYEPSCFIPLKQDSDESTVVSEKPGPNDVVGGSSLVLLEQEVFDDSSGFLVLKGHLKEAERILQNLEMTIEQMHSHSVSLQHSISKSAAPGVSNLTKASEPQVHHDEPEVERRDLAEYQLLGDLFNSTKEVTENLRALLKLLGQDADDASFLYRGERDCRKSANFTFQEHRVLHETLKEYSNILHASNIELGVLYEASKQHAYGIEAKYNELKVLHEALKQQESSLSSENAELGKKLSEYQLKLTEMQSQFSDLKQRSDDTTSALNQQFKNSQKEAAERALMPELELRSMVTQIVETVRRLDLSVGQVSNFSFSDNSSDISDLNSQLAISADSAINNIRELQEQLEIAHAGHDAILNSYKEVDEKYNDLHRNNEFMVGMLHELYNDLKKLVIDSCVLVGEPEMNTQVEKLPDPLDYSKYKILIEQLENVLGERLQLQSVNDQQNLEMMNRTRDVVEMRRECLHSNAIQKLIEQVENVVKLDDSETDSDRTPGSHLELLVCLLVKKYKDIDQQVSNRGEDLGSKMFGLTEVEEKIHQLDALRLQQEFEILTLKESLRQKEEALQTAHSELLKKVSEIEQSEQRVSSVREKLSIAVAKGKGLVVQRDGLKQSLAETSAELERLSQELQVKDAQLQELEIKLKTYSEAGERVEALESELSYIRNSATALRESFLLKDSVLQRIEEILEDLDLPEHFHSRDIIEKVDWLARSTTDNSLPAPDWEQKSSVGGSYSDAGFVTVDTWKEDAQPTLTSGDDWRRKYEDLESKFYGLAEQNEMLEQSLMERNHLVQRWEELLGRIDMPSQMRSMEPEEKIEWLGGALSEANHDKNSLQKKIDDLQNYFGSVAADLEESEKRISDLDSDLQSVALEREHLSERLDALTSDNHNLAAKATQFEVENEKLQIKVSGLKEELDKRIEEEEENLLKMEGEIRRLQYLVCDVLQDPEAKDLGSGGSSTASLEGLLKKLIENYTKLKSVNPEPVDIEIDQTKLCDPTLDQAGSRDALTSQEDVASLKKELEEVQHDLMQAKEERDEYFGKHQSLLHEVQALERKGEELQGLLNQEEQKSASVREKLNVAVRKGKSLVQQRDGLKKTIEEMNAELERLKSELSNQENALADYELKMRDFSTYPKKVEALEADNLFLRNHLTETERMLEEKRHTLNGILNAIADIDAGVEIDTFDPVEKLGQIGKVCHDLHASVSSSKQESQKSKRAAELLLAELNEVQERNDGLQEDLAKISVELTEVTKDREVAEAAKLEVLSRLEELSTVHSEGKRKQYSELMMLQSCVNEVTKGFNDIQNLLYSAFMKDLEFLQNLEVNIKLCLEGDDAQDVAGLPYSISSDLEDKVNFQSTDTSSIANIQEPVDDNAIVEVCSSIWHHLQDLTTEITALKEKFIGCSKSLHEQGYSLWNLVGILHRERNSQKESFEDMRRNIMHLESIGKEKDMELVVLRRNFALLYEACANLVLEIENGKAELLGNSSTTADLELAGALALGGQNRVLSEEQIKTMADKLLSTMKDFLSMKYQIAEGSQREMKITVENLRKDLQEKDIQKDQIFAELVGQIKLAEAAAMNYSRDLQSSKTLVHDLEKELEVVKEENKSLQQRVKELQDVHANSVELHDRVKSLTDVLSSKDQEIEALMQALDEEEVQMEELTKKNEELEKVLQQKNIDLENLEASHGKVVKKLSITVSKFDELRDLSQSLLIKIEQLQSELQDRDAEISFLRQGVTRCTNDLLAASQMNSKRESNEIHEFLTWFEGIVSCVGLPHLHFDMKDIQVPEYKEIIQKKLSSITSELEDLRVAAQSKDESLQAERTKVEELTRMEETLKKTLQEKESLLYLLEGAGDVDHGASANSEIVQVEPVINQWAVPGNSTASQVRSLRKVNNDQVAIHIDSDDVSNSRLEDEDEDKVHGFKSLTTSRIVPRFTRPVSDMIDGLWVSCDRALMRQPALRLAIMIYWAILHSLLAAFVF